A window of Komagataella phaffii GS115 chromosome 1, complete sequence contains these coding sequences:
- a CDS encoding Mitochondrial peripheral inner membrane protein: protein MNQRILRLVRNYAVPAKKNAPKLTGGLQPLQGIQLKKQYIPRPNQRVTYEHQPPPSPSELKAEKVIRKRRNPWLRFIPSLVVIGGTVWLLFSYNYFFVEDEDLEFLNPSEFKKYTITFKQQIDEDHYLIELTRKNRSKILNSMKLKMTSMWNGHRLWSVEIKQPDISIVRKYTPLPLYVASNNSEEPFIKIINSEGEEGKMMLYIKTYPEGEMARWISQTPLYSDLELRGPFVDYEFPFHPLDKATDRPQLRNVLSKLPPDSELPEDMPSPDNYNFFGAGTGISPFLQCLYSPNPPKGKVNLFHSANTEEEIPKVFSSLNYFLQKTSRLNYYRFIRDKGEMITDVPASVVSNYRGYKDLKFVKEYEEKKLLKQKMEQLKSGNSTDDNSSTAAAESQVKLAQLQDSEKQRVEPSLAKSKSTSYFDNALQLLLFKRESNDNSPSPASLSLVCGPEGYISYISGTPDFNNPENIDAGEVSGLLGKKGWTKENVKRLQ from the coding sequence ATGAACCAGAGAATACTACGGCTCGTTAGAAATTATGCAGTCCCTGCTAAGAAAAACGCCCCCAAGTTGACTGGCGGCCTTCAACCGTTGCAAGGGattcaactgaaaaaaCAATACATTCCAAGACCCAACCAAAGGGTCACTTATGAACACCAGCCTCCACCTTCACCATCGGAGTTGAAAGCAGAAAAGGTCATTAGAAAGCGGAGAAACCCATGGTTGAGATTTATTCCTAGTCTGGTCGTCATAGGTGGTACTGTATGGCTATTGTTCTCGTACAACTACTTCTTTgtagaagatgaagactTGGAATTTCTTAACCCCAGCGAGTTCAAGAAGTATACTATCACTTTTAAACAACAAATAGACGAGGACCATTATCTTATTGAGCTGACACGGAAGAATAgatccaaaatcttgaactCTATGAAACTTAAAATGACCTCCATGTGGAATGGTCACAGATTATGGTCAGTGGAGATTAAACAGCCTGATATCAGTATTGTCAGAAAATACACGCCATTGCCTTTGTATGTGGCTAGCAACAACAGTGAAGAACCTTTCATCAAGATTATAAACTCCGAGGGGGAAGAAGGGAAGATGATGTTATATATCAAAACTTATCCGGAAGGAGAGATGGCTAGGTGGATCAGCCAGACACCATTGTATTCCGACCTTGAATTGCGAGGACCCTTTGTTGACTACGAATTTCCTTTCCATCCGTTGGATAAAGCAACTGATAGACCACAACTTAGAAACGTTTTGAGCAAATTACCTCCTGATTCAGAACTTCCAGAGGACATGCCGTCGCCAGATAATTATAACTTTTTCGGAGCTGGAACGGGaatttctccatttttGCAATGTCTTTATTCTCCCAATCCGCCTAAGGGAAAGGTTAATTTATTTCATAGTGCCAATACCGAAGAGGAGATCCCAAAAGTGTTCAGCTCGTTAAACTACTTTCTGCAAAAGACTTCACGCTTGAATTATTATCGATTTATTCGTGACAAGGGAGAGATGATTACTGATGTGCCCGCCAGTGTCGTATCCAATTATAGAGGATACAAGGATCTGAAGTTTGTAAAAGAGTAtgaggaaaagaagttgttgaaacagaaaatgGAGCAACTCAAATCTGGAAATTCAACTGACGACAACTCGTCAACGGCTGCTGCTGAATCACAGGTTAAATTAGCTCAGCTTCAAGACTCTGAAAAGCAAAGAGTTGAGCCGTCGCTAGCtaaatcaaaatcaacctCGTACTTTGACAATGCTCTGCAACTGTTGTTGTTCAAGCGGGAGTCTAATGATaattctccttctcctGCCAGCTTATCGTTAGTATGTGGCCCAGAGGGTTACATTTCATACATTTCAGGAACACCAGACTTCAACAACCCGGAAAATATTGACGCAGGGGAAGTTTCGGGTCTTCTAGGTAAAAAAGGCTGGACGAA